In Dysidea avara chromosome 6, odDysAvar1.4, whole genome shotgun sequence, the genomic stretch GTGAACTGAGTACTGATAAAATGGTGCCGGGGGTCCAGTTTTGAGACTGATgagtatgtacacatacaaattACCTAAACAATTGCCCAATGTCATACTTACTGGTTACTCATGTGTGatacgtatgtatatacgtacataagAACAAATTTTCTAACACACTTAGAATCGCATTTGTTAACTAGTAGTACATACGACATGGACTGAAATGTGCACGAATCATGCAAGATTGTGTTATATGTAAACACCCCCTGAAATTTAGCTCGTAATGCTATaaattacagtacatacaccaGCACTCTCAATCATATATAGGACTGAGAGgtaatgctatcccactagggacctgtgagaaggcttaaagcctgtaaATACTGGGAGTCaaaaacatgtaactgaaacatgAAGAATGCAGCCAGACCTAGTgcgtcttccctaccagtgacttcaattTGTTGTAAAGAACGAACAAAACCTTCACTGCTTTACATGCAAGACAACTTAGTATATTGGAATGACTCAACGCAACTGGCAAACAACCGATGGACTCCCATGATACGGAGGTTACCATACCACCTTTAGTGGTCTTCAACACACAAACTGTATCACTAGTTGCATACCCACCTATTACTAACAGGTACTTGTTGTTTATAAACCAGTAGCAGCTGAATTAGTCCATGGAATGTCTGCAATATGTTGCCAGTTAAGTCAATGATGACTGGACAAATTGTCTAGAGGTGCAGCATACACATCGTTGGAGGGCCCATCTTGGGTAGCTCCATTCAACACATACAAGGTGTCTCCTAGTATAACCAGTTGTAGCGAATCACATGGATGAGGAAGACCATTACAGTTAAACCATTGACCTGTAGTGTCATCAAATACTTCAGTTGTGTCACAAAAAAGTTTATCTCAGTTTATCGTCCattacaatcatcatcatcttatAGCTACCAACACCAATATTAGCTCTTATAGTTGGAATATCTGTGTAGTTTTTCCATTGGCATCCATCTAGGACAAGCACTTTGTTAGTCAATGATCTTGAACTCCTCAGTACTGACTCCACCCAAAATAAGCAGCTTGTTCATAAGCACAGCCAATGCGAAACATGTTGTGGTGGTTTCGATAGGAATGCCCCACTTATTAGTGTCAGGGTGGTAAATGAAAACTTGCAATGGATCAGTATATTTTGACTCAGTACGGCCTCCTTTGACACAAACTGCATTATTATACAACACTGCTGTGTACATTATTGGCAAAGGGGCTCCCCCCTTCCACTTGATGTTCACTGATTTACTGAAGAAGTCAGGTATGCCAGTCTTGGTAGATTCCAGGGTCAGTTGCTGTGGAAATGATCACACTTACACATCATATTACACTGTATAGTTTCTACAAACCTGTAACTGTGATGACAGTTTAATGGAAGCCAACCAAGTAAAGGGATCCATCCCATCATAATCAGTCTTCTTGATGCACGCTTCCGTTACCTTCTTGATCTGTTCAGAGATGTCTGACATTACAGGTCTCATCAAAGGATCATCTTCCAAGCAAGATTCAACCAATCGTTTCAACTCTGTGTCACCTCCAGCCATCATGTCTAGGTAATGCTGACGTCGCTCAACCTCAGACAACATTATTCTTTTCCTTGTTATTGGATCAATTTGTTTAATACCTTTTGGGTCTGGCCACTGTTGGGTTgtgattagtctggcgccgcccgccccttcgcaaaaagtaagggtctggtgaaatacaaatacctaatca encodes the following:
- the LOC136259287 gene encoding ankyrin repeat and protein kinase domain-containing protein 1-like, whose amino-acid sequence is MTSLGRGSYGKVFEVEYDGKVCAGKEIHGWMVSDEFTSKREQQKVKEDFLRECHLWSRLLYVIQTSVNTIHDVSLGLRYFHGRSPPIVHRDLSPNSILVTPHLEAKITDLGVAKTIMTGTSKTMTQTLGTLVFMAPEALEEKPVYGPPLDVFSFGGVILHITTQQWPDPKGIKQIDPITRKRIMLSEVERRQHYLDMMAGGDTELKRLVESCLEDDPLMRPVMSDISEQIKKVTEACIKKTDYDGMDPFTWLASIKLSSQLQQLTLESTKTGIPDFFSKSVNIKWKGGAPLPIMYTAVLYNNAVCVKGGRTESKYTDPLQVFIYHPDTNKWGIPIETTTTCFALAVLMNKLLILGGVSTEEFKIID